A window of Thiovulum sp. ES contains these coding sequences:
- a CDS encoding phosphoheptose isomerase (PFAM: SIS domain~TIGRFAM: phosphoheptose isomerase), which translates to MMNLWENSYNELLEVVKSIRHLEPLVYRALSGIIERLGKGGKILICGNGGSASDAQHFSAEIVGRLKGERRGLPAIALTSDGVLITAISNDYGYENVFSRQIEALGEPLDVLIAISTSGRSKSVNRAVETAHRHGLFIVYLTGAENPTLNDLGIIDVLIKVPSKSTQRVQEIHRFILHVMAEGIEQAMSF; encoded by the coding sequence ATGATGAACCTTTGGGAAAATTCATACAACGAACTTCTGGAGGTCGTGAAATCCATAAGGCACCTTGAACCTTTGGTTTATAGGGCTTTGAGCGGGATAATAGAGAGGTTGGGAAAAGGGGGAAAGATATTGATATGTGGAAACGGAGGGAGCGCATCGGATGCCCAACACTTCTCGGCGGAAATAGTAGGTAGGCTCAAGGGGGAAAGGAGGGGCCTTCCCGCCATAGCCCTAACTTCCGACGGGGTGCTAATAACCGCCATATCAAACGATTACGGTTACGAGAACGTCTTCTCTAGGCAGATAGAGGCCTTAGGAGAACCCTTGGACGTTCTGATTGCCATATCCACCTCCGGAAGATCTAAGAGCGTAAACAGGGCCGTGGAAACGGCCCACAGGCACGGCCTTTTTATCGTATATTTAACCGGTGCGGAAAATCCCACCCTAAACGATCTTGGGATCATAGACGTTCTGATAAAGGTCCCATCAAAGTCCACCCAAAGGGTGCAGGAAATTCACAGGTTCATCCTTCACGTGATGGCAGAAGGGATAGAACAGGCCATGTCCTTTTGA
- a CDS encoding Zn-dependent oxidoreductase, NADPH:quinone reductase (PFAM: Alcohol dehydrogenase GroES-like domain; Zinc-binding dehydrogenase): protein MKAVYIEGFEDADVLKFGSLPEPKIGPGEVLVRVKAVSLNHLDVWVRRGVYPKLKMPHVLGSDVAGIVEEVGEGVDLEVGKKALVSPGISCGKCEMCLSGKDNLCKDYRILGEHVWGGYAEFVKVPAQNILPFPEGLSFEEASSIPLVFLTAWQAVVEKGEVKAGDMVFITSAGGGVGSAAVQIAKLFNAFVIATVGSDEKVERAYDLGADFVISRKKEDFERVVLEKFGRVDLVVDHSGKENLQKLINITKWGGKVVIYGATSGYDAQIDLRHIFYRQVSLIGSTMGSKGSLFRVIRLVEQKKLRPVVYKVLELKDAREGHRILESFSPFGKVVLAV, encoded by the coding sequence ATGAAGGCGGTTTACATAGAGGGGTTTGAGGATGCGGATGTTTTAAAATTCGGAAGTTTACCTGAGCCAAAGATAGGACCCGGTGAGGTTTTGGTAAGGGTTAAGGCCGTATCCTTGAACCATCTCGACGTTTGGGTCAGAAGGGGGGTATATCCGAAGTTAAAAATGCCCCACGTTTTGGGAAGCGATGTGGCCGGAATAGTAGAGGAGGTAGGGGAGGGTGTGGATCTGGAAGTTGGAAAGAAGGCTTTGGTTTCGCCGGGAATAAGTTGCGGAAAGTGCGAAATGTGCCTTTCCGGAAAAGATAACTTATGTAAGGATTATAGAATTCTGGGAGAGCACGTGTGGGGAGGGTATGCGGAGTTCGTAAAGGTTCCGGCTCAAAACATACTACCTTTTCCGGAAGGGCTCAGTTTTGAGGAGGCAAGCTCTATACCCTTGGTCTTTCTAACCGCATGGCAGGCCGTCGTAGAGAAGGGAGAGGTGAAGGCCGGAGATATGGTTTTCATCACGTCCGCAGGAGGAGGTGTTGGAAGCGCTGCGGTACAAATAGCGAAACTTTTTAACGCATTCGTGATCGCCACCGTAGGGTCGGATGAGAAGGTGGAAAGGGCGTACGATCTGGGGGCGGATTTCGTTATAAGCAGGAAGAAGGAGGACTTTGAGAGGGTGGTTTTGGAAAAGTTTGGGAGGGTGGATCTGGTCGTGGATCATTCCGGTAAGGAAAACTTACAAAAGCTCATAAACATAACCAAGTGGGGAGGGAAGGTCGTGATTTACGGCGCAACTTCGGGCTACGATGCCCAGATAGACCTAAGGCACATCTTTTACAGGCAGGTTTCCCTGATAGGTTCCACTATGGGAAGTAAGGGTTCCCTTTTCAGGGTGATACGCTTAGTGGAGCAAAAGAAGCTAAGGCCTGTAGTTTATAAGGTTTTGGAACTGAAGGATGCAAGGGAGGGGCACAGGATCTTGGAGAGCTTTTCGCCCTTTGGGAAGGTGGTCCTTGCGGTATGA